The following proteins are co-located in the Hypomesus transpacificus isolate Combined female chromosome 23, fHypTra1, whole genome shotgun sequence genome:
- the cdk5r2b gene encoding cyclin-dependent kinase 5 activator 2b produces the protein MGTVLSFSPTASKGALLDDRNGINNNEGTVKRQSMLVSALVWTKSVAASNKKKSVKKVSPDPPASQVSNNQVEHLNHENHKKSQQSESEPQVKAPLAVPVPTVPTQNLQPSQTNGVTLLSIKKQPSRLSVLSPRRVIVQASTGELLRCLGDFLCRRCYKLKELSSGEVILWFRNVDRTLLIQGWQDHGFITPANLVFVYLLCKDIVTEDIDSASELQGTFLSCLYLAYSYMGNEISYPLKPFVIEANKDVFWDRSLTIIDRMSAKMLQLNSDPHFFTEVFQDLKEEGDRDNSVDR, from the coding sequence ATGGGGACGGTCCTTTCGTTTTCGCCAACAGCAAGTAAGGGAGCTCTGTTGGACGATAGAAATGGAATCAACAACAATGAGGGGACGGTCAAACGACAATCCATGCTCGTCTCAGCTCTTGTATGGACGAAATCGGTTGCTGCATCGAATAAGAAAAAATCTGTCAAAAAAGTCAGCCCAGACCCCCCTGCGTCACAAGTCAGCAACaaccaagtggaacatcttAATCATGAAAATCATAAGAAATCACAACAGTCTGAGTCCGAACCACAAGTTAAAGCACCGCTCGCTGTTCCGGTGCCAACGGTTCCCACCCAAAACCTTCAACCCAGTCAGACGAATGGAGTAACTCTCTTGTCAATCAAAAAGCAACCGAGCCGTTTGTCAGTCCTTTCACCCAGACGGGTAATCGTCCAGGCATCGACTGGGGAGCTGTTGCGTTGTCTGGGAGATTTTTTGTGCCGGAGATGTTACAAACTGAAAGAGCTCAGCAGTGGGGAGGTTATCTTATGGTTTCGAAACGTAGACCGAACCCTGCTCATCCAAGGCTGGCAGGACCATGGGTTTATCACGCCAGCTAACCTGGTCTTCGTTTACTTGCTCTGCAAGGATATAGTAACCGAGGACATCGACAGCGCCTCCGAATTACAGGGCACCTTCCTGAGCTGCCTCTACCTGGCCTACTCCTACATGGGCAACGAGATCTCCTACCCTCTCAAACCCTTCGTCATCGAAGCTAACAAAGACGTTTTTTGGGATAGATCACTGACCATAATTGATAGAATGAGTGCCAAAATGTTACAGTTAAACTCTGACCCGCACTTTTTCACTGAAGTCTTTCAAGACCTTAAAGAGGAAGGAGATCGGGACAATAGCGTGGACCGTTAA
- the fev gene encoding protein FEV isoform X2, whose amino-acid sequence MRQNFGGNLMFNMYLSDPTDTLLKEGKGTTWGPINSGVQKGSGQIQLWQFLLELLSDSANMTCIAWEGTNGEFKLIDPDEVARRWGERKSKPNMNYDKLSRALRYYYDKNIMTKVHGKRYAYKFDFHGLAQVCQPSSTEQALYKFQSNFAPIPFSGISKLNLVAPGVGPSGFSYWPGSPPTLYHSHNLQPPGPFGAVSASHISCVNNINNLNNINTHYN is encoded by the exons ATGAGACAGAACTTCGGAGGAAACCTTATGTTCAACATGTATCTCTCAG ATCCAACAGATACTCTGTTGAAAGAAGGTAAAGGCACGACTTGGGGTCCTATAAATTCAGGAGTACAGAAAG GAAGTGGACAGATTCAGCTATGGCAGTTTCTCCTAGAGCTCTTATCAGACAGCGCGAACATGACCTGCATTGCCTGGGAAGGAACAAACGGCGAATTCAAGTTGATTGACCCAGACGAGGTTGCACGGAGATGGGGGGAGCGCAAAAGCAAACCCAACATGAACTACGACAAATTGAGCCGTGCGCTCCGCTATTACTACGACAAGAATATAATGACCAAAGTCCACGGCAAGCGTTACGCTTACAAATTCGACTTTCACGGCTTGGCACAAGTGTGTCAGCCTTCGTCGACAGAGCAAGCACTGTACAAATTCCAAAGTAATTTCGCCCCTATTCCTTTTTCGGGGATCTCCAAGCTAAACCTTGTCGCGCCCGGAGTGGGTCCGTCCGGGTTCTCCTACTGGCCGGGTTCCCCACCGACTCTTTACCACAGTCACAATCTCCAACCACCCGGACCATTCGGGGCTGTGTCTGCTTCGCACATCAGCTGTGTTAACAACATTAACAACTTGAATAATATAAATACTCACTATAACTGA
- the fev gene encoding protein FEV isoform X1, translated as MSNTSIHHRNSDLNAETLLNSDGGLIRPNFYRPLFIVETGRDDRAATMRQNFGGNLMFNMYLSDPTDTLLKEGKGTTWGPINSGVQKGSGQIQLWQFLLELLSDSANMTCIAWEGTNGEFKLIDPDEVARRWGERKSKPNMNYDKLSRALRYYYDKNIMTKVHGKRYAYKFDFHGLAQVCQPSSTEQALYKFQSNFAPIPFSGISKLNLVAPGVGPSGFSYWPGSPPTLYHSHNLQPPGPFGAVSASHISCVNNINNLNNINTHYN; from the exons ATGTCAAACACTTCAATTCACCATAGAAACTCAGATCTTAACGCGGAAACTTTATTAAACTCTGATGGTGGATTGATAAGGCCGAATTTCTATCGGCCTCTTTTTATTGTGGAGACCGGGCGGGATGACAGAG CAGCCACAATGAGACAGAACTTCGGAGGAAACCTTATGTTCAACATGTATCTCTCAG ATCCAACAGATACTCTGTTGAAAGAAGGTAAAGGCACGACTTGGGGTCCTATAAATTCAGGAGTACAGAAAG GAAGTGGACAGATTCAGCTATGGCAGTTTCTCCTAGAGCTCTTATCAGACAGCGCGAACATGACCTGCATTGCCTGGGAAGGAACAAACGGCGAATTCAAGTTGATTGACCCAGACGAGGTTGCACGGAGATGGGGGGAGCGCAAAAGCAAACCCAACATGAACTACGACAAATTGAGCCGTGCGCTCCGCTATTACTACGACAAGAATATAATGACCAAAGTCCACGGCAAGCGTTACGCTTACAAATTCGACTTTCACGGCTTGGCACAAGTGTGTCAGCCTTCGTCGACAGAGCAAGCACTGTACAAATTCCAAAGTAATTTCGCCCCTATTCCTTTTTCGGGGATCTCCAAGCTAAACCTTGTCGCGCCCGGAGTGGGTCCGTCCGGGTTCTCCTACTGGCCGGGTTCCCCACCGACTCTTTACCACAGTCACAATCTCCAACCACCCGGACCATTCGGGGCTGTGTCTGCTTCGCACATCAGCTGTGTTAACAACATTAACAACTTGAATAATATAAATACTCACTATAACTGA
- the cryba2b gene encoding beta-crystallin A2b yields MNTQQMEQMGQFRITVWEEENFQGKRCEFMLECQNIMERGFCKIRSIKVENGPWVGYEYPEFQGQQFILEKGDYPRYEAWSGNSSYRTEHMLSFRPIKCANHSDSKVTLYECEDFMGRKFEMCDDYPSLQAMGWCSKEVPSIKINSGAWVAYQFPGYRGYQYILERDRRQGEFKHYNEYSTQAHTNQVQSIRRIQH; encoded by the exons ATGAATACCCAACAGATGGAGCAGATGGGACAGTTCAGAATCActgtctgggaggaggagaactTCCAGGGCAAGCGTTGTGAGTTCATGCTGGAGTGCCAGAACATCATGGAGAGGGGTTTCTGCAAGATCCGCTCCATCAAGGTCGAGAATGGACC CTGGGTGGGTTATGAGTACCCTGAGTTCCAGGGCCAGCAGTTCATCCTGGAGAAGGGAGATTATCCCCGCTACGAGGCCTGGAGCGGCAACAGCAGCTACAGAACCGAGCACATGCTCTCTTTCAGACCTATCAAGTGCGCT AACCATAGTGACAGCAAGGTGACCCTGTACGAGTGTGAAGACTTCATGGGCCGCAAGTTCGAGATGTGCGATGACTATCCTTCCCTCCAGGCCATGGGCTGGTGCAGCAAGGAGGTCCCCTCAATCAAAATCAACTCTGGAGC TTGGGTGGCCTACCAGTTCCCCGGCTACCGTGGCTACCAGTAcatcctggagagagacagacgccaAGGAGAGTTCAAACACTACAACGAGTACAGCACCCAGGCTCACACTAACCAGGTCCAGTCTATCCGCAGAATTCAGCACTAA